From a single Strix uralensis isolate ZFMK-TIS-50842 chromosome 25, bStrUra1, whole genome shotgun sequence genomic region:
- the NR0B2 gene encoding nuclear receptor subfamily 0 group B member 2 → MSTSGMDVDCERCQCHSEAKRTAILYTLLSQNLTHSRSGRSPAHQRCLCHQRRTVCLRTPHVTCQAASNVLVKTISFMKNLPSFHLLPREDQLLLLDSCWVPLFLLGLVQEMVTFEVMETPAPSMLKKILLDGQSNGQEPERTQPTLAAVQRLQCCLNTFWSLDLSPKEYAYLKGAILFNPDVPGLRASLYIESLQREAQRALQEVLQPLHPEDQGRFARILLIASTLKSIPPALITDLFFRPVIGNADIVELIAEMLYEITGGQLAPVARVAC, encoded by the exons ATGTCCACCAGCGGCATGGACGTGGACTGTGAGAGGTGCCAGTGCCACAGCGAAGCCAAACGCACCGCCATCCTCTACACCCTCCTCAGCCAGAACCTCACCCACAGCCGCAGCGGCCGCAGCCCAGCCCACCAGCGCTGCCTCTGCCACCAGCGCCGCACCGTCTGCCTCCGCACACCCCACGTCACCTGCCAGGCGGCCTCCAACGTGCTGGTAAAAACCATCAGCTTTATGAAAAACCTCCCTTCCTTCCACCTGCTGCCGCGAGAGGatcagctcctgctgctggacAGCTGCTGGGTCCCCCTTTTCCTCCTGGGGCTGGTCCAGGAGATGGTGACCTTCGAGGTGATGGAGACCCCGGCCCCCAGCATGCTCAAGAAGATCCTCCTCGACGGCCAAAGCAACGGGCAGGAGCCCGAGCGGACACAGCCCACGCTGGCCGCCGTGCAGCGGCTGCAGTGCTGCCTCAACACCTTCTGGAGCCTGGACCTGAGCCCCAAGGAATACGCCTACCTGAAGGGAGCCATTCTCTTTAATCCCG ATGTCCCTGGGCTGAGGGCCTCCCTGTACATCGAGAGCCTCCAGCGGGAAGCCCAGAGAGCGCTTCAGGAGGTcctgcagcccctgcaccccGAAGACCAGGGCCGCTTTGCCCGCATTTTGCTGATCGCCTCTACCTTAAAATCGATCCCTCCCGCCCTCATCACGGATCTCTTCTTCCGACCCGTCATCGGCAACGCGGACATCGTCGAGCTCATCGCGGAAATGCTGTACGAAATAACCGGCGGGCAGCTGGCTCCCGTGGCACGCGTGGCGTGCTGA
- the LOC141954565 gene encoding uncharacterized protein LOC141954565, translating into MASETEEICPICRDTRGDVAYAMPCGHRFCLGCILRWVQMKPECPLCRGLVDFVQFSGQGRSGGHQYGMTLLEVSPEASSQAGPDPSRRAENSARHPTASPPSSPQGTLSPHEQGAAEPEAVGGLLPEVWAELFQSQARLLDPVLAWLRQELWVIHGPMWWHTRRATGNIAHALCISGPVEEALVRVLQPGLGEHAAPLARGIMDIIASQCSEEAQRLLRSPAVGAEDNRSEANSSPIFFRCNCSWCRTGDTSSTSSSSRDSPNREEEAGMLEAALRGGQGRPPSAPVLAEQEQPQEGLGEAVAGPSARGCSHSPSTARQRSNRSSGRPRRAPKRRAPGSQDSTQPCKRPPRRQH; encoded by the coding sequence ATGGCCTCGGAGACAGAggagatctgccccatctgccgtgACACTCGAGGTGATGTCGCTTATGCGATGCCCTGTGGCCaccggttctgcctgggctgcatcctgcggTGGGTACAGATGAAACCAGAGTGCCCGCTCTGCAGAGGACTGGTGGACTTTGTGCAGTTTTCCGGGCAGGGAAGATCTGGTGGCCACCAATATGGCATGACACTCCTCGAAGTGTCTCCAgaagccagcagccaggcaggcccAGATCCCAGCCGCCGGGCCGAGAACAGCGCCCGTCACCCCACAGCGTCCCCTCCATcttctccacaggggacactgtccccacatgagcagggggctgcagagccagaggccgTGGGGGGCCTCCTGCCCgaggtctgggcagaactttTCCAGAGCCAAGCGCGTCTCCTCGATCCCGTGCTGGCCTGGCTGCGCCAGGAGCTGTGGGTGATACACGGGCCAATGTGGTGGCACACGCGTCGTGCAACAGGCAACATCGCGCATGCCCTGTGCATCAGCGGCCCGGTGGAGGAGGCCCTGGTCCGGGTGCTGCAGCCGGGCCTTGGGGAACACGCAGCCCCTCTGGCCCGTGGCATCATGGACATCATCGCGAGCCAGTGCAGCGAGGAGGCCCAGAGGCTGCTGCGCTCCCCGGCTGTGGGGGCAGAGGACAACAGGTCTGAGGCCAACTCCAGCCCCATCTTCTTCCGCTGCAACTGCTCCTGGTGCAGGACTGGAGACACCTCCTCGACCTCCTCCAGCAGCCGTGACAGCCctaacagggaggaggaagctggcaTGTTGGAGGCCGCCCTCCGCGGGGGTCAAGGCCGCCCCCCATCTGCGCCTGTCCTGGCAgaacaggagcagccccaggagggcCTGGGGGAGGCTGTAGCAGGTCCCTCTGCCcggggctgcagccacagcccctccaCTGCCAGGCAGCGCAGCAACCGCTCGAGTGGGAGGCCCAGGCGCGCCCCGAAGAGGAGGGCCCCCGGCTCCCAGGACTCTacccagccctgcaagaggccgccccgccggcagcactag